From the genome of Thermoanaerobaculales bacterium:
TGGTCGCGCTCGCGGCCGCCGTGTACTGCGCGGGGATCGTGCTCGCGCCGTGGCTCGAGCAGCACGGGGCGGCGGCCGGCTCGTGGCTGCGGCTCGCCTTCGCGCCCACCTGCCACCAGCAGGCGGACCGCTGCCTCGACCTGGGCCCGGGCAAGCTGGCGGTGTGCGCGCGCTGCGCCGGCCTCTACGCGGGCGGCCTGCTCGGGCTGCTGGCCACCGTCGTGACCGGGGTCCGCTGCCGGCCCTCGCTGCGCGCTCTCGTCGCCGCGGCGGCGCCCACCCTGCTCGACGTCGCGGCCGGCGCGGTCGGGTTGCCGGCCCTGCCCAACTGGCCGCGCTTCGCGGTCGCCCTGGTCCCGGGGACGGTCCTCGGCCTGCTGCTCGCCGACGCGATCGCGGACCTCGCGGCGCACGTCGGCCGCCCCGGCGAGCGCCCCCGGCGCGATCCCGTACAATAGGGTTCGCCCAAGGAGGACTCGATGAACGGCCAGGCCCCTTCGATGCTCAAGCCGGCGCTGATC
Proteins encoded in this window:
- a CDS encoding DUF2085 domain-containing protein, with the translated sequence MRRLDLRSRRWLAVVALAAAVYCAGIVLAPWLEQHGAAAGSWLRLAFAPTCHQQADRCLDLGPGKLAVCARCAGLYAGGLLGLLATVVTGVRCRPSLRALVAAAAPTLLDVAAGAVGLPALPNWPRFAVALVPGTVLGLLLADAIADLAAHVGRPGERPRRDPVQ